The Mesorhizobium sp. AR02 genomic interval CCATGGGGCTCAGCCTGCGTCGCTTCGGCGTTTCCGGCAATGTGCGGCCGGCACTGGCGCTTTCGGTGCTGAAACTGTTCCTGATGCCGGCGCTGGTTCTCGCCTTCGTCTGGCTGCTTGGCCTGCCGCCCTTGACGGCCAAGGTAGCGGTGGTGGTCGCGGCGCTGCCATCCGGTATCAATTCCTACCTTATCGCCGTGCAGTTCAACACCGGCCAGGCGCTGGCGTCGAACCAGATGACCATCGCCACCGCCTGCGCCGCCGTCACCACGGCCTTCTGGCTGACGATTGTGTTGCATGTCTTTGGGTAGGCCGTGCGCAAATCCAGGCGAGGCGGTACAGTCCGCTCTCGCCTTAGGCTGGCCCAACCCCTATATGCCATCTTGCGATTGCTTGCGGGCCTTGCCCTAGGTAAAGAGCACTGGCTCCAGCGTGCCGGCTTCAGCCCACTGCGCACGCCCACCGAAGAATTCACAGACCGGCCCGTCAGGGCATCGAAACGGAGGATAGACCATGCTTCAGAAAACCAGCCATTTCATGCGGCAGGCCAATCTCATCAACGGCGAATGGGTGCAGGCCGACAGCGGCCAGACGGTCGACGTCAACAACCCGGCCACCGGCCTCAAGATCGGCACGGTGCCGAAGTCGGGCAAGGCGGAGACCCGCCGTGCCATCGAGGCCGCGGACGCCGCCTTCAAGACCTGGCGCAAGACGACCGCGCTCGAGCGCTCGAAGCTGCTGCGCAAGCTGCATGACGCGATGATGGACAATCAGGACGTGCTGGCCGAACTCTTGACCATCGAGCAGGGCAAGTCGCTGTTTGAATCGAAGGGCGAGATCGGCTCTGCCGCGGCCTACATTCTGTGGTTCGCCGAGGAAGGCCGCCGCACCTATGGCGACGTCGTGCCGTCGCCATGGGCGGACCGCCGCATCCTGGTGACGAAGGAGCCGGTCGGCGTCATCGCCGCCATCACGCCGTGGAATTTCCCGTCCTCGATGCTGGCCCGCAAGCTCGGCCCGGCTCTCGCCGCCGGCTGCACCGCCGTGGTCAAGCCCGCCTCGCAGACGCCGTACTCGGGTCTCGCCTGGGGCGCGCTTGCCGAGGAAGTCGGCTTCCCCAAGGGCGTCGTCAACATCCTGACCGGTTCGGCCAGCGAGATCGGCGACGAGATCTGCGCCAACCCGCTGGTGTCGAAGATCACCTTCACCGGATCGACCGAGGTCGGCAAGCTGCTGATCCAGAAGTCGTCGGTGACCGTCAAGAAAGTGTCGATGGAGCTCGGCGGCAACGCGCCGTTCATCGTCTTCGACGACGCCGACATCGAGCGCGCGGTCGCCGGCGCGATCACCGCCAAGTACCGCAATTCCGGCCAGACCTGCGTCTGCACCAACCGCTTTCTCGTTCAGGCCGGTGTCTACGACAAGTTCGTCGAGAAACTGGCCGCCGCCAGCAATGGGCTGAAGGTTGGCTCCGGCCTCGAAGACGGCGTGCAGCAAGGACCGCTGATCGACGAAAAGGCGGTCGAGAAGGTCGAGGAACTGATTGCCGATGCCACCTCAAAGGGCGGCAAGATCGTCGCCGGCGGCAAGCGCCATGCGCTGGGCGGTTCGTTCTTCCAGCCGACGGTCATCGCCAACGCCACGCCCAAGATGCGCTTCATGAAGGAAGAGATCTTCGGCCCGGTCGCTCCGGTGTTCAAGTTCGAGACGGAAGCGGAAGCAATCGCGCTCGCCAACGATACCGAATTCGGCCTCGCCTGTTATTTCTACACCGGCGATCTCGGCCGCGCCTTCCGCGTCATGGAAGGGCTGAAATACGGCATGGTCGGCGTCAATGAAGGCCTCATCACCACGCCGGAGGCGCCGTTCGGCGGCGTCAAGGAATCGGGCCTTGGCAAGGAAGGCGGACATCAGGGCATCGAAGACTATCTCGATACCAAATATGTGTGCATCGGCGGCCTCGGCCTCTGATAGACTGCTCCTGAGATGGGGAGGCCAATCGCCTGCCCATCTCTTATGGGAAAACCAGCCGAAGTCCTCTGGATCTACTGGCATTTGCGGGCATGGCGATGAAGGACGGCGAGGTTTTCGGCACGACGCAGGCGGGCGAGGCGGTGCGCCGTTTCACCATCAGGGGCGGCGGTATAACCGCCAACATCATCGGACTCGGCGCCATTATCCAGGATTTGCGCCTGACCGGGCACGATGCACCGCTGGTGCTCGGCTACAACACTTTGCAAGCCTACGAAGCCGACAACGCCTTCTTCGGCGCGGTGGTCGGCCGCTATGCCAACCGCATTCGCGATGGCCGCTTCACCATTGGTGGCAGCCGCTACCAGACTGAGCAAAATTTCCTCGGCAAGCACACGCTGCATGGCGGCTCGCAAGGCTATTCGCACCGGCCATGGACGGTTTCGCTGCACGGCCGGGATTTCGTCACGCTGACGCTGCATGATCCCGACGGCACGATGGGCTTTCCCGGCGCGCTCGACGTCACATGCACCTACCGGCTGAAGATTCCCGGCACACTCAGCGTCGAACTGACGGCGACCTGCGAGGAGCCGACGCTGTGCAATCTCACCCAGCACTCCTATTTCAACCTCGATGATGGCGGCGCCGGCGACATTCTCGACCACAGAATGATGTTGAATGCCGGCGCCTATCTGCCTGTCGACAGCGACATGATCCCGACCGGCGTGGTCAAGCCGGTCGACGGCACGCCCTTCGATTTTCGCCAGGCGCGGCCGCTGCGCATGGAAACCGAGGGCGAACAGCTGCCCTATGACCAGAATTTCTGCCTTGCTTCGACGCGCGGGCCGCTGCGGCAAGCGGCATGGGCGCAAGGGGCCAGTTCCGGCGTCGAGATGGAGGTCTGGACCACGGAGCCCGGTGTCCAGCTCTACACCGGCCAGTATGTGACGCCGCGCAAAGGGCTGGAAGGGCGGGACTACAAGGCTTTTTCCGGTTTCTGCCTGGAGCCGCAAATATGGCCGGATGCACCGAACCGGCCCTATTTCCCGCAAGCAACGCTGTGGCCGGGCGCGATCTACCATCATGTGACGGAATACCGCTTCCGTCTGCCTTGATCTTATCCCGCGAACGCCGCCCGTAGCGTTTCGAACGGCGCCAGCGCGCCGCGAACCTGGACCACGGCGGCGGCGACGCGATGGGCTCGGCGGACAGCTTCCTGCGGGCCATGGCCGGCGAGGCGCGCCGCGAGGTAGCCGCCATTGAAGGAATCGCCGGCGCCGGTGGTGTCTACGGGGGCCGCGACATGGATCGCCGGCACGTTGTGCAGTGTCCCGCTTTCGGCAATCAGCGCCGGCTGCTCGCCGTTCTTGACGACGACCTCGCCGACCCATTGCTGGAGCCGCTCGGCCGTCGCCTGCGGCGTTGCATCCTCAAACAGCATCTGCTCGTCGGGGAAGGTCGGCAATGCGATGTCCGTGACACCTAGCGCTTCGACGATGGCCGCTTGCGCGTTCTCGCGGTTGCGCCAGAGCCGTGGCCGGTAGTTGGGGTCGAAGGCGATCAGCGAGCCCGCTGCGCGGGCTCTGGCCACGGCGGCCAGCAGTGTTTTGCGCGCAGCATCGTCCAGAATTGCCAAAGTGATTCCGGAAAAGTACACAAGTGCCTGATTTTCAAGGCTTTTCGAAAGTGCTTCGGGATCCGAAGCAAGCTGCCGGGCCGCAGCGTCGCCGCGCCAGTAGGTGAAGGAGCGTTCGGCGCCGGTCAGCGTGATCGCATAGAGGCCGGGCCGCGCGCCAGCTATCACCGGGCTGGAACCGATGCCGATGCCGTTTTCGGCGAAGAAGCCGATCTGGCCTTGCGAGAAGGGGTCGTCGCCGAAGGCCGAGACATAGGTCGCCGGCCGGTCTTCGCTCAACGCATGCAGCGCCCACAGCGTGTTGAACGTGTCGCCGGCAAAACCCATGCGCCAGTTCGGGCCGGTCTGACCCGACAGTTCGAGCATGCATTCGCCGATCGAGGCGACGCCGTTTCCCGCCATCTGCAATCCTCCAGTGATTTCGGTGCTGTAGCTTTTTGCCGGCGGCGGCGCCATGCTTGGCAAGCAGGCATTTTTGCGCCACAGCGTTTTCCCACAGGCTGGCGGGATGCGATCCACCCGGCAGAGCGTTATCCGCAGAAGAGGAACCGGTTTGGCATCGTTATGGCGTTATCTCTTGGCGGGTCTTGGTCTGGCTGCTCTGCTCGTCGGCATCCTCGCGGTCGTCTATCTGACCGCGCCGCAATCGGCGCAGCCAGTCGGCCCGGATGTCTCGCGCACGAAGAACACGGACAACGGGCTGTTCGTGGCAAGTTTTTCGCCAGAGCGGGGTGTCGTGCGGTTGGGCGAGCTGGAATCCTGGCTGCTGACCTTGAAGACAAAGGCCGGCGCGCCGGTGGAGGGGGCAGCGATCGCGGTCTCCGGCGGCATGCCGCAGCACAATCACGGCCTGCCGACCAGTCCGCAGGCGACCGACTATCTCGGCGATGGACGCTACCGGATCGAAGGGATCAAGTTCACGATGAGCGGCTGGTGGCAGCTGCATTTCGCCATCTCTGCCTCCGCCGGCTCCGACACGGTGCTGTTCAACGTGGTGCTGTGAGCGGCCGATGAAGCGCCTTGTCTGCATTCTGGCGCTGATGGTAGCCGTTGTCCTTGGCGGTTGCGGCAAGCCGGATTTTTCCGACACCGAGAAGAAGACCATCGCTTCGCTGATGCTGTCGGCGCTGCCGTCGCTGAAGCCGGACACCACCAATCGCTTCGCCGATGTGCCGGCCGCCGCGGCCCTTGGCTCGACGCTTTTCTTCGATCTGGGCATGAGCCGCGACGGCACGGTGTCCTGCTCGACCTGTCACAAGATCGACCGCCAGTTCCAGGACGACCTGCCGCAAGCGGTGGGCGTCGGCCGCACCAACCGCCGCACAATGGCATTGGCGGGCGTGGCGCGTGACCCCTGGTTCTTCTGGGACGGCCGCCGCGACAGCCTGTGGGCGCAAGCGCTGACGCCTTTGGAAAACCCGCTGGAGCAGGCGGGAAACCGCGCTGCCTACGCGCATTACATTAAGGCGCGCTTCGGCGAGCGCTATGAGCGCATTTTCGGACCGCTGCCTGATTTTTCCGGCATTCCGTTGAATGCCAGCCCGCTGGGAACCGATGCCGAGAAGGCTGCCTGGAACACGATGAGCGATGCGCAGCGCGATGCCATCAACCGCGTCTATGCCAATATCGGCAAGGCGATCGCCGCCTTCGAACGCTCGATCGAGCCGTCGCAGACGCGCTTCGACCGCTTTGCCCTGGACCTCGTCACCGGCGCCGAGCCGAAGGGCGATGCGGTCTTTACGCGGGAAGAAATCCTTGGGCTGAAACTGTTCATCGGCAAGGCCAATTGCGTGACCTGCCACAATGGCCCGCGCTTCACCGACAACGGCTTTCACAACACCGGCGTGCCGCCTGTTGCGGACTTGCCGCCGGATCGCGGGCGCGTCGACGCGGTGAGCCAGGTCGAGGCCGACCCGTTCAACTGCTTCGGCGCTTATCGCGATGGCGACGTCAGTGCCTGCGGCGAACTGCGTTTCATGGTCAAGGATGCGCCGCAACTGATCCGCGCCTACAAGACACCCTCACTGCGCGGAGCCGCCACGCGACCGCCCTATATGCATGCTGGGCAGTTTTCGTCGCTCGACGAGGTGGTGGCACACTACGCCAAGGCTGCGCCCAGTGCGGAAGGGGTATCCGAGATTCACCCGCTGGAACTGTCGGACCGCGAGCGCGCCGCGCTGGTGGCGTTTTTGAAGACGCTGGCGGAGTAAAGCCGTCGACGAAAAGATGGTTGAAGGCGCGAAGCTAGGTGAGGTGGTGCTTCGGCGATTGGCAAACATCCATCGCTTCGTCATCCTGGGGCGAAGCAAGGAGCGAAGCGACGCGGCGCAGACCCCAGGATCCATGCCGGGACTCGGAAGCGCTGCTACGGTGCAGAATTCTGTCCCCGCTGCACTCCACGGCTAAGGTCGCGGCATGGATCCTCGGGTCTCCGCGACGGAGCTTCGCTCTTGCTCCGCCCGTGGATGACGAAGGTGGAGGGGGCTTCGGCTGATCCCGAGGTTCTATCGATCCTTCACCGTCTCCATCGCCACGAAGGTCGAGGTCTGGGCGACATGGGGGAGGGCCGAGATGCGCTCGCCCAGAACGCGGCGGTAGGCGGCGATATCCCGGGTGCGGACCTTCAGCAGATAGTCGAAGCTCGATGCCATCATATGGCACTGCTCGATCTCCGGCACACTCTGCACGGACCGATTGAAAGCGTCGAGTGCGGCGGAACGGGTATCGGACAGTTTCACCTGGACGAAGGCGACGTGGCCTTCGCCCATGCGCTCGCGATCGATGATCGCCTGGTAGCCCCTGATATAGCCGTCCTTCTCCAGCCGCTTCACCCGCGCCTGCACCGGTGTCTTCGACAGACCGACCTTTGCAGCGAGTTCCGACATCGAAAGCCGCCCGTCGCTTGCCAGCGCCGCCAGGATATTTCTATCGATGCGGTCCAATTGGTCTTCTGTCATCGAAAGTGCAGTCCATATTTTGACATTTCAGGCGCCACGATAGATTGATTGACCTATGATGTCGATTTCTTTGGACCGACTGAAATCTGCGCCTATGCTAGCTTGCGCCATTCGGTCCGGTGACCGCCGGCCCGCTCGTTGATGTTCGCTCCACAGGACCCGCCATGCCGCTCGATACCATCCGCCAGCAGATCCGTGCCAACTATTTGCCTGACGAAGACGAGGCCGTGAAGCGGCTGGCCGAAGCGACAGGGCTTTCGGCCGGGGATCGCGATGCGATCTCGGCGCGGGCCGCCGATCTGGTGCGGGCGGTGCGCGGCTCGTCCGATCCCCGACTGATGGAAGTCTTCCTCTCCGCCTATGGCCTTTCCACAAAGGAAGGCGTGGCGCTGATGTGCCTGGCCGAAGCGCTGCTGCGCGTGCCTGACACTGAGACGATGGACGATCTCATCGCCGACAAGATCGCGCCGCATGACTGGTCGGCGCATTCCGGCGGTTCAAGCTCGATCTTCGTCAACGCCTCGACCTGGGCGCTGATGCTGACCGGCCGTGTGCTGGACGAGGGTGAGGGCGGCATCGAAGGCACGTTGCGCTCGATGGTGCGGCGGCTGGGCGAGCCAGTCATCCGCAAGGCGGTGGCAGCGGCGATGCGCGAAATGGGCGAGCAGTTCGTGCTCGGCCGCACCATTGCGGAAGCCGTCAAGCGCGGCCGGCCGATGACGCAGAAGGGCTATCTCTATTCCTTCGACATGCTGGGCGAGGCGGCCCGCACCGAGGCCGACGCGCTGCGCTACCACAAGGCCTATGCCGACGCGATTTCTTCGCTCGACGCCGGCTCCAACGGTCCTGACATCCGACAAAACCACGGCATTTCGGTGAAGCTTTCGGCGCTGCATCCGCGCTACGAGGTGGCGCAGAAGGAAGAGATGCTGCCTGTGATGGCCGAGCGGCTGTTGTCGCTGGCGCTGGCAGCCAGGCATTCGCGCATGGGCCTCAACATCGACGCCGAAGAAGCCGACCGTCTCGATCTGTCGCTCGACGTCATCGAGCGCGTGCTGGCCGAGCCGGAGCTCGCCGGCTGGAACGGTTTTGGTGTCGTCGTCCAGGCCTATGGTCCGCGCGCCGCCTTTGCCATCGACTGGCTCTATGCGCTGGCGAAGAAGTACGACCGCACCATCATGGTGCGGCTGGTCAAGGGTGCCTATTGGGACACCGAGATCAAGCGGGCGCAGACGCTCGGACTATCCGGCTATCCCGTCTTTACCCGCAAGGCCAACACCGACGTCTCCTACATGGCTTGCGCGAAGAAACTGCTTGGCATGACCGACCGCATCTATCCGCAATTCGCCACCCACAACGCCCACACGGTCGCGGCCATCCTGTCGATGGCGGGAAATCGTGACTCCTTCGAGTTCCAGCGCCTGCATGGCATGGGCGAGGCGCTGCATGAGACCGTGCGCCAGGCCGAAGGCACGCGTTGCCGCATCTATGCGCCGGTCGGCGCGCATTCCGACCTGCTTGCCTATCTGGTCCGTCGGCTGTTGGAGAACGGCGCCAACTCCTCCTTCGTGCACCAGCTGACCGACGAGGATGTCGAGCCGGAAGACATCGCGCGCGATCCGCTGGAGACAGTCGAGGACCAGGGCCCTGCTGCCAATCCGGCGATCGCCCGGCCGTCGCAGATTTTTGGCGCAGGCCGCCGCAATTCGAAAGGCTTTGACATCACCGATACGGTGACGCTGGCGGCGATCGACAAGGCCAGGGCGGCGTTCGCCGGGCCGGATCGCTGGCATGCCAAGCCGATCACGCGCGCCGCCGGCTACGGCAAGCAGCGCCCAATCGTCAATCCGGCCAAGCCTGATGAAGTGGTCGGCACGGTTCACGAGGCGGCCGCCAAGCAGGTCACGATCGCCGTGCGCATCGCAGTGGAAGCGCAGCCGGCCTGGGCAAAACGGCCGGTCGCGGAGCGCGCCGCCATCCTCAACCGCGCCGCCGACCTCTATGAGGCCAATGCGGTCGAGTTCTTCGCGCTCGCCACCCGCGAGGCCGGCAAATCGCTGGCCGACGGCGTTGCCGAGGTGCGCGAAGCCGTCGACTTCCTGCGTTACTACGCCGCCGAGGCGGCCAACGCCGAGGCAGGCACGCAAGCCCGCGGCGCCATCGTCTGCATCTCGCCATGGAATTTCCCGCTCGCCATCTTCACCGGCCAAATCGCGGCGGCACTGGTCACCGGCAATTCGGTGATCGCCAAGCCGGCCGAGCAGACGCCGCTGATCGCCTTCCGCGCTGTCGAACTGCTGCGAGAGGCCGGTGTGCCGGAAGACGTCATCCAGTTGCTGCCCGGCGACGGCCCATCGGTCGGCGCGCCGCTGACAGCCGACCCGCGTATCGCCGGCGTCTGCTTTACCGGCTCGACCGAGGTCGCCAAGCTGATCGAGAAGCAGCTGGCGGAGACCGCGGCACCCGACGCCATGCTGATTGCCGAGACCGGCGGCCTCAACGCCATGATCGTCGATTCCACCGCGCTGCCCGAGCAGGCGGTGCGCGATATCCTGGCCTCGGCCTTCCAGAGTGCCGGTCAGCGCTGCTCGGCGCTGCGCGTGCTCTACGTCCAGAAGGACGTCGAGAAAAAGATGCTGGAGATGCTGAAGGGTGCCATGGAAGCGCTCAACATCGGTGATCCCTGGCAGATTTCGACCGATGTCGGTCCGGTCATCGACGATGAGGCGCAGGCCTCGATCCGCGACTATTGCACGAAGAAGGGCCTCGAGGGCCGGCTGATCGCCAAGCTCGAAGCGCCGAAAGACGGCCGCTTCGTCGCGCCGCATGTCTTCAGGGTCAAGGGCATCGAGGAGATGGAGCGCGAAGTGTTCGGGCCGGTGCTGCATGTCGCCACCTTCGACGCCGATGAGATCGACGCGGTCATCGCCGCGATCAACCGCAAGGGCTATGGCCTGACCTTCGGCCTGCACACCCGCATCGAGGGCCGCGTCCAGCATTTCGTCGACGGCATCCATGCCGGCAATATCTATGTCAACCGCAACCAGATCGGTGCTGTCGTCGGTTCGCAACCCTTTGGCGGCGAGGGGCTGTCGGGCACTGGTCCAAAGGCTGGTGGGCCGCACTATCTCAGGCGTTTCCGCAAGGGGCCGGAGGCGGGCACCCATTTGCAGGATGGCCACAAGGTGACGGCGACCAAACTGGCCGACAATCTGCCCGATCCGGCACTTGGCGGCTGGTCGACGCGTCCGGACCGGATCGCCATTCTGAGGAAGCATCTGCGCGGCAAGGGGGCCGCCGCCATTGGCGCCGCCGCTGCGATCGATTTCGGCCAGGTCGACCTGCCCGGGCCGACCGGCGAAGCCAACACGCTGTCGTTGTCGCCGCGCGGCCGCGTGCTGTGCCTGGGGCCGGATGCCGACACGCTGCTTGCCCAGACGATCCAGGCGCTTGCCGCAGGCAATGCGGTGCTGGCTGTGGCCCCGGGCGCACCGGCCGCACTCTCCGCATTGACCGGCAAGGGCTTGCCTTTGGCCGCTATTGATGGCCGGCCTGATCCGGTCGAGGCCCGCTCGCTGCGCGTCGATGTCGTCGCTTTTTCGGGCACACCGGAAGCTGCGCGCATCGTGCGCAAGGTCATCGCCGAGAGGACTGGACCGATCGTGCCGCTGGTCAGCGAGGTGCTCAACCCGGCCGCCTATGCGCATGAGCGGGCCGTCTGCGTCGACACGACCGCCGCGGGGGGCAATGCCAGCCTGCTCGCTGCGGCATAAAGACTATTCACGCCTCGCTTGCCTTGTGTCGAGTTGCCGGGGATAAGCATGGGCGGCAATTCGAGCGGGGCGACCGATCAGATGGAAGACAAGTCCCCACCGTTTGAGCTGCCGCGCGTGGCGGTGGTCATCACCTGCTACAATTACCGGCCCTACGTCGAACAGGCGATCCGCTCGGTGTTGGCGCAGACCTACCGGAACTGGGACTGCGTCATTGTCGACGACGCCTCGACCGACGGCTCGGCCGACCATATCCGCCAGCTTCTGGCAGCCATAGACGATCCGCGCCTGCGCCTGCTGGCGCGCTCCCAAAATGGGCGGGCAGATCGCGGGATTCCGCGATGGCTTTGCCGCGACCGACGCGCCTTTCGTGGTATTTCTCGATGCCGACGATGCTTGGCTGCCGGATTTTCTCCTGGCGCATCTGTCCGCCCACCTCAACGCGACACATTCGGCCGCGCTATCGAGCTCCGATGTGTTCCTGGTCGATGGCAGCGGCACCTTGCTCAGCGGCACTTTCCTTCCCTTGCGCAAACCGCGCTCCGGGCCAGATAGTAATGGCGTCGCCATCGCGCCGGGTGGCCAGCTTGCCGGCATAGCGTCCGGGATTGCCTACGCATCGGAGCATCCGGTGACCTATTTCGCGCCTGCGACAACCGGCTGGCTATGGTCACCATGCTCGGCGATCATGTACCGGCGTGGCGCGTTGGAACCGATCTTGTCCTTCCCGTTCAAGGCCAAGGTGGGGACGGATTATCTGACGGCCACATGCGCGCATCTGGCCGGCGGCAGCCTCATCCTTTCCGAAGGGCTTGGCCTCTATCGCCTGCACGGGTCGAACCAGTCCTCCACCGGCAGTGGCTTTGCCGGCGGCCATGTGCGGCAAACACCTGCCTACCGGGCCTACAGGAGCACATTGGCGGCGGATGTCGTCGACTATGTGCTGGAGAATTCAGCCTGGCTCAGTGATGTCAACGGGCGCAATTTCATACCCGCATTCCTGACGCAGCATGTGCGTCAGTTCAGGGAGCTGGCCGACGATCCGCGGCTGATGCGACACCTGATCCGGGGGCGGCCCTGGCAATGGCTGCGCATGCATGTTGGCCAGTGGCTGCGTCGGCTGGGTGGGCGCGGTTCCACGTGATCATGACAAGGGTGCCGGAGGTTCTCGTATTTGCTCGGGCAAAGCCAGGTCAGGCGCCTTCGACGACCGAAAAACCTTCGAACTGCGGGTGGCCGAGATAGTGGACCTTCGTCGTGCCGACATTCCTGTGCGCGGCGCGGAAGTTTTCCGATTTGGTCCAGGCGACGAAATCATCCTGGCTCGCCCACACCGTGTGCGAGGCAAACAGCGTGTAGCCTTCGGTCTCGTTGACCGGGCCGCGCAGCAGATGGAATTCCCGAAAACCCTTCATCTCGGCAAGGCTGGAATCGCGGTTCTTCCACACGGCCTCGAAATCGGCCTCCGAGCCGTTCTGCACCTTGAAGCGGTTCATGGCGATGTACATGGAGTTCCTTTCGGCTATTCGCGAGCGTTGATGTTGGGTAGTTGCTTGAGCGGTCAAGGCGAGAAGGGGCCGATTGGCGCTTTGAACCGCCAATTCATCAGCCCGGTCTCGGGAGGAATCGGCGGGAACGGTGCCTGCTTTCGCACCAGCTCCAAAGCGAACTGATCGAGTTCGGGCGAGCCTGAGCTTTTGGCAAGCTGCAGGTCGACAATGTTTCCATTGGCCAGCACGACAAATGCCACCAACGCGTTGTTGCGGGCTGTCGTTTGTGCGGATTTCGATACGCGGCGATTGGCGCGAGCCAACTTGCTGGCTACCTCGCCGCTGTAGCGGGACGCCGCCGCGTTCCCGGTATCGGCTTGCTTTCGGCCCTTGCTCGCAATTGCCGCCTTGATTTCGTTGCCGTCCGCTGTGCCGCGGTCCTCATATGCTTCGCTTGCAGTTGCCGGGACGGCTGTCGGAGTTGGCCTTGCACTGGGGATCGGCGGCCGCTCGGGAATGGCGACAGGCATTACG includes:
- a CDS encoding glycosyltransferase; its protein translation is MGGQIAGFRDGFAATDAPFVVFLDADDAWLPDFLLAHLSAHLNATHSAALSSSDVFLVDGSGTLLSGTFLPLRKPRSGPDSNGVAIAPGGQLAGIASGIAYASEHPVTYFAPATTGWLWSPCSAIMYRRGALEPILSFPFKAKVGTDYLTATCAHLAGGSLILSEGLGLYRLHGSNQSSTGSGFAGGHVRQTPAYRAYRSTLAADVVDYVLENSAWLSDVNGRNFIPAFLTQHVRQFRELADDPRLMRHLIRGRPWQWLRMHVGQWLRRLGGRGST
- a CDS encoding antibiotic biosynthesis monooxygenase family protein; the protein is MYIAMNRFKVQNGSEADFEAVWKNRDSSLAEMKGFREFHLLRGPVNETEGYTLFASHTVWASQDDFVAWTKSENFRAAHRNVGTTKVHYLGHPQFEGFSVVEGA